From Bradyrhizobium erythrophlei:
GCGCGAGCGCCTTGCTGAAGCCTGCGGCGCCGGCAGATTCGCCTCGGTAGTGCCCGAGACGCACCACGACGAGATCGTGCGAGGGAATCATCAGAGTCGTCTGCCCGCCAGCGCCCGACATGTAATAGGAATCGCGCGGGACTGGATATCGCCCGTCGCCGTTGAGCCAAAAGAAAGCTCCATAGATCGGCCGATTGTCCGCGGCCCAGGCCGGCGCAAGCGTGCTGACGAATTTGGTATAGCCCTCTGGGAGAATGCGCTCACCGTTCCAGACGCCACCCTGAAGAAAGAGGTTGCCAAGCCGCGCCCAGTCGCGCCCGGAGCCAACCTCATAACCTTGCCCCAAAAAATTTCCGAACGGATCAGTTTCGAGCACCATGGTACGGATGCCGAGCTTGTCGAACAGCACCCGCTGAGGAAATGAGAGATATTCGTCGCCGCTTTTTTCAACACCGAGCCGGATCAGATAGCTGATCAGGACCGGATCGGTGTTGTGATAGCGTCCGACGGTGTTGGGAGGCCATTGCAATGGCCGTGTCGCCGCGTAATGAAAGGAATCGATGCCGCCGGTATAAAGGTAAACGTGATCCGGATAAGGTCCCGTTGGGTCATAATCCGGGTCCTGGGGCGCCTTGATCCGAAGCCCGCTCGACATGTGAAGGATATCTGCAATGCGTATTTTGGCGCGCGGGTCGCCGGGCGTTTGCCATTCAGGGATCGGTGCCGGCTGGTCCAAATCATAGACGCCGTCTTTGACCAGAATCCCAAAGAGTGTTGCCGTAACGCTCTTGCCCATGGACCAGCCTTCGAGCGGCGTCTGCGCCGTAAGACCTTCCGCGTAGCGCTCGGCAATGAGCCGGCCTTTCCACGTCACAACGAACGCAGCGGTCAATCCTTCGGCCGGCTCGAACGCTGCATTCACGGCAGCTTTGAGCTTTTCGGCGTCGATCTCTGTCGGCAGTGGCTCCTGCGGTAGCATGTCGCCCATCGGCCACAGCTGGGTCGCGGGATCGGGCAATCGGCTATTAACGGCGACCGGCTTGAAATTCATGGCGCTCTCCCCTAACGGGAGTGTGACGCAACCTTGGCTCCCGAGATATGTGGCGGTACGAGTCACGCCATTAGGGAGCGTGACGTGGACCGCCTTGTTGGCGCGATCGATCACCGGCTTGCCGAGCTTCGCGCGCTCTCCGTAGGGCGCAGTGAAAAACCCGACATTTTCGGCCGCGAAATCGGGCGCAAGGCCGGTCATGAATACAGCTGAGCACATGACCTTTGCAAATCCGGCGGCATGATGCGTCAGGGGATCGCCTGGCGGCGGCACATAGGACGTATCGAGCTCAAACGATTTCGCACGGGCGATGAGCGTGTCTTTGGTGGGAGCCTGCGCGGCCGCCGCCGTAACGGTGAGGGCCACAAGAATCGACACCAGAAGATTCTTATTCATGATTGCCTCCCGCGGTAAACGGTAATCGTTTGGTCCAATTGCTGCGCATAGACACATCAATATGCCATAACGCGCATCTGGGTTAGAGTATGGGCCAGCACCGCGCATTATATCAGATCGGCGGGATCAGTCCGGGGCAGAAGAACGATTTCACAACCGCTCGGCCGTTGGCCAGGCCCGCGACTTCCGTTCCTGGTCAAATTCGTCACTTTGACCGAGCGCCGCTCACTTCCGGTCTTCGCCGATTAGCGGACATTGCCCAATGCAGTCGGCATGTCTCAAAGGTGCCATGAACGGAAATGCCCGGTCATTCGATAATCTTGCCGCGCGCAGTGATTGCCCCTCTCATGGCACAAAAAAAGCCCCCGCCGAAGCCGGGGCAAGATGTCAAGCGACAGGGGTATTGAATAGCACTAACCACGTTTCGCCGCGCCGGAATGGCGCAACCGTTCACCTCATATCAGATCAGCCCCACGATCACAGCAATGACCACGGGTGCGATGATCACAAGATACGGCCATAGCCGAAATATCACTTGGTCAATGTCTCGGCTGCGATCTTCTTCTTAAGTGTTTCGCAGGTGTCCCGAACCTCTGTTGTCATCAACGAGACGGCCTCGATCTGCAGGAAGTAACGCTTGCCCTGGTCGCGATAACCTGCGGCCAACTCCTTGATTTCGGCGACCACGTCATGGACGCCTGCCACCATCGCCTCGCATTTCTTGGCGGCTTCCTGTAGTTCTGTTCCGAGGGCCTCGATCTCCTTCACCGCCGCTTCGTATTCGCGCACCACGGCCTCGGCCGACAGCTTGCCAACCTCGTTGACGCCGTTGCGGTGCTCGACGTAGTCCGGCATCGGTGAGAGCGGCCGAACGGTGCCGCGCGGCCGATGTGGACCCACCGTGTTGTTGATTTCGCGCTCCAACTGGTCCAACGCAAATGGGGCACGGGTGAGGATTTCTGCACTAACACTCATACGGACGCTCCATAAGTTGTTACGACAAATGGAGTTTAGCAACGTCAATAGATTTGTCTCGCTTTTCCACAACTTTGAACAAAGGTATTGTGCACTGCACCACAGCAACCTTCCACATATGTCAAAGTTAGTTGCTGGCATTCCAAACCACAGCTCATCATGCCCACAGCGCCATTACGTCGTGGCCAGTGCTGCCTTCTCAACAGGATCGGCATGTCCGTTCGGTGCCAACTTCGGAGGCTTTTCAAGAATGACGTCTGCGACGCCAGTCGCGAGCATCTCTCGTTACAGACGTAACGCGATAATCCGGTAAGGCAATCGCGCTGCAATATTCTCGGTGCTTACTGAGCCTCGAAAGCCGGACGTGTGCGGTGGTGCGACCAGGCATGCATGCCAAGGGGGCAAACGAGCGCTAATGGAGGTTCGATATGTCTCGTCCAACGGATCAACTCGACAATTCGCATACCAAGCCCCTCCAGATGGAGCATCACGAACATATTAGTTCGGACCGATCACAAACTGACGGGCGGCCGGGAAACTCAGAGAGCCAGGCAAGGCAGTTCCTGCCGAACAGCCTGATCGCGAGCCAGCGAAAAGCCCGGTCGAGCCTGGTGCGAAGATTCGTTCAGGCCCAAGATGAGCGGGCGAAGCAACGCACCCGGCGCTGGCTCGGCAGAATCAATAACGAGCAGTTTTTAGGCTTTGGCCTGACACCGGAAGACATTGCCCTTCTGCGCGGCTCACGCAGTGCTGGCAAATTCGTTTCGACGCTTTTGTCCGTGCCTTCACCACCCGGTTCATGGTTTTAGAGCATGGGACTAACGACACATACTCTGTTACGCAATTCATAAATCTGGGAGGCGGCCTTGAAGCTCTCGCTGTTTTCCGTCCAGGACCATTATCCCGATGGCGCCCGCACCGTCCCCCAGTTCTACAAGCAAGTGATCGATCAAGCCGTGCTTGCAGAAGAACTGGGATATGCCGCGTTCTTTTCCGCGGAGCACCATTTTCATCCCTATGGCGTGGTTCCGAATCCCACCGCTTTGCTCTGCGCGATTGCCCAACGCACGACACGCATCAGACTCGGAACGGCAATCTCGATCCTTACATTTCACAATCCGAGAACGGCAGCCGAGATTTTTGCGATGGCGGATATCCTTAGCGATGGCCGTTTCGTGCTCGGCGCCGGCTCCGGCTATCTCAAACATGAGTTCGAAGGATTCGATGTCGACCCAGCTGAAAAACGCGATCGTTTCGACGAGTGCCTCGCAATCGTGGAGCGCCTTCTGTCTGGCGAAAGGGTGACCTGCCACGCCAAGTTTAACCGCCTGGACGTGGTGAAATTGAATGTCGAGCCGATCCAGAGGCCGGTGCCGCTTTACGTGGCCATTCTCCGCAAGGAGGCCGCCTACCACGTCGGCTTGCAGGGACGAGGACTTTTGACGGTGCCATACGGCTCGCTCGATCATGTCGACGAAATCGGTTCGCTGGTGTCGGAATTTCGCCGCGGCCGAACCGATGCTGGCAACGAGGCCGTCGCTCTTCCGCAAGCGCTTGGCGACAACGTCGTATGCCTCCATACCCATGTCGCCGAGACCGACGCCGCGGCACGCAAGGAG
This genomic window contains:
- a CDS encoding serine hydrolase domain-containing protein — protein: MNKNLLVSILVALTVTAAAAQAPTKDTLIARAKSFELDTSYVPPPGDPLTHHAAGFAKVMCSAVFMTGLAPDFAAENVGFFTAPYGERAKLGKPVIDRANKAVHVTLPNGVTRTATYLGSQGCVTLPLGESAMNFKPVAVNSRLPDPATQLWPMGDMLPQEPLPTEIDAEKLKAAVNAAFEPAEGLTAAFVVTWKGRLIAERYAEGLTAQTPLEGWSMGKSVTATLFGILVKDGVYDLDQPAPIPEWQTPGDPRAKIRIADILHMSSGLRIKAPQDPDYDPTGPYPDHVYLYTGGIDSFHYAATRPLQWPPNTVGRYHNTDPVLISYLIRLGVEKSGDEYLSFPQRVLFDKLGIRTMVLETDPFGNFLGQGYEVGSGRDWARLGNLFLQGGVWNGERILPEGYTKFVSTLAPAWAADNRPIYGAFFWLNGDGRYPVPRDSYYMSGAGGQTTLMIPSHDLVVVRLGHYRGESAGAAGFSKALALLMEAVPKAQNETIHPPIEK
- a CDS encoding LLM class flavin-dependent oxidoreductase is translated as MKLSLFSVQDHYPDGARTVPQFYKQVIDQAVLAEELGYAAFFSAEHHFHPYGVVPNPTALLCAIAQRTTRIRLGTAISILTFHNPRTAAEIFAMADILSDGRFVLGAGSGYLKHEFEGFDVDPAEKRDRFDECLAIVERLLSGERVTCHAKFNRLDVVKLNVEPIQRPVPLYVAILRKEAAYHVGLQGRGLLTVPYGSLDHVDEIGSLVSEFRRGRTDAGNEAVALPQALGDNVVCLHTHVAETDAAARKEASGPFDLYVETRLYAKKMVYDDILRSGIHLFGSVETVTKKLCALADMGVDHVMTMQNFGNMAPAYVTNSMRLLAERVMPQVRQRQASRSLRGVA